The nucleotide sequence gagatatatctactgataatgaagaaaaaggatgcagatgtgaggcgacggatagtagggccatgggcaaggTAGCAccatggtaccacaaaggcgggacttccgtgaaagtcattgatcccttgctctcatggagggagagcgcttggtcctgAAAGGGGCCGAAGAGGTGGAGCAtacaaaggcaaactccaagtaccaagataaggctgaagggcagaggctaaggaacttcgtaagaccggtgtcaacgagcttctcatcaagataaccgaaagtaaaggacttcgggtcatgcaaaagtgcacgaccaaggaacgaagcaggcagtacgtggtgctatacctttgctactcaatggagtaggcggccgggttaatggagaagatgatacaatctcagaggcgaccaaaactattaaagacttactccaagttggggtgaaaacttcctgcattccagaagttcgatggcattaagaaggtgaatcatattagctaactcaacgcaaggagtgcaaacacttcaagtgcttcagaagtgtgagcaaagagcaggcgaaggctagtaactagctcgatgcatggagtacaacctcgaggagacgggcgaagtcaagtaatcatTGCTTTCTCAACTATTAAGAGAAtgagtgaaaccgagtaccccaattctcttatctatccagtagaggagctatacacaggttcaaagacccttcgaagataatagaagaaaatagttgtcaaatcctcactaatggtgatcaATTCTATTGAGAGTAGACTatttgcttcatttcccaatataaTGCTAAtcaaaagtggaagtgatgcgaatttaCTTGGAAATAACAACTAAataaaagaagagtcgatggacattttgtggaggaataacccaaaacttcaaaagtttacgaggcgatgctcgttaaaactccaacaaggaTCCACCCAGTTCAAATAGCATGTGActagcacatagtaaggatggtcttttccttcatctggaggatccgcaggaaccaacaaagatcaacataactcagccaaccccatactagagttagagtcattggcgagttgaagcagcatggtggatcaaaggttcgactactccaaAACAGCAATGGAGAgcggctaggagccaagaggcacattgcagttggagcagaagattgaagactcagcaaaggcgaggagttgcagtatcgacaaaggcttcgacgaggacatcgatGGAATAagtggggagaatgtcacagacaaacttctaaacaggatgtttgatgtaattcttatgtatgtccgtatcttttggtatgttcatgctttgcacagcatgtaaagggatggccaaaggcttaatagtctcattttagttgggtttggtggctgctttaggcttgtaaataaaggttgtatcatatggacacttatgagagatttttgatctgtagtggaccattttgaccctttgttgtgcaattgttcagagcttgcaaAGTTTGATTTTAATTTGCATTGTCTTtgaagtgtttttggaaatgtttgtttgtggatcccgagtgaggagtTTTTTCTATCCCgtcttctcttttgtgggtcctaagtgaTCATGGGAGGCtttagggaggctgacctttgtgaacggacatgcaagggtaccgcgcgacctaggcaaaaccagttatgtCCATGACACACGGGTGCAGTGCCCGCAAGCGTCGCACTTGCGGGTGCCGCGCTTGCGGGCGCTGTGTCACCTATAGGTGCCGCCCTTGCAAGAAGGCCGCCCGCACACAGCTCACCCCTACGAGCAGGTTGCCCGCGGGCAGGGCACCCGTGGGCTGCTAGCCCCCCGCCGGCCGGTTGCTACAGGCGCACATCCTACTAGTGCGTTGGTGTTGTGCTACCTTCTTGCGGTTGCCGCCCTTATGGTTGCCGCTGTAGGAGGCTGTACACACGTAGAAGGCAGCAAACTACCATCTGCGAGGGTATTAAAGGCAACAATAGTTATTGCTCTTTCTCAtttttgcatcaacaatttttacatcaaaagcttttccaaaacataacacacgtagttcaaaaccaatctttcgcatgaacaacctagctctgatatcaCTGTAAGAAAATATGGGGGCGATAtctcatgcgcagcggaagaatattaaaaacaaaatcctcaatttctcaaagatgtgttCTAGGAGAGggtgttacctagggaaatcgtatatccctgaattcatatagatttctaggagagggtgaaggaagtcaagcgtcttccttgctagtcataggtgcccagcaagctaatcacgtgagtaatgacatgtgtcaattgacacataatctttttacttattatattttggtatttatcactttatattgactattgcatatatgcatttatatattgtgatgtccttggatttgtacaatagaaattggatcatgatgagatcacgataatgagactaattcgcctttaaacatatatcctaaatattcCCGGTCATAAgtaacttgagagggacatcgagataatcggatagactggtttACTATATTCCcacccatatgatggatgtagttggtctcatagctgcctcctctctagcggtgatccacacagtaaggctgtgatgatgctcctcaaaactttaaGCTTGCTATCTAagaaggagagggggaggagaataggagaggtaacccaAAGAAGCTCTAGCctttgaaccattggttccctcctatttatagaggtcctctgtaaatttaaccataatggatcctgtattattgggtattgaatctccatccaactacctaagcctcttagattagtggatctctatccaataatctctcattgactcttattgtatctcattcataggatccaataattcatgagcttattggatattaaataagataggggctccagcggatatctcatattcgaatctctacccatcgcaacgcctaccatatatataccctttaggcccaatatcgagctggtcatgagtcttaCCTGTCAGAATACCTTCTgggatagtgaattattatctccataataattcacttgactcatcgactatcgacatactaggccactacgctagaGTCCCCAGACGAAatcggagaatccaatccattggatttgTCTGTCCTCCattactgtatacctatagtcccttatcaatctaatatcccagtgactatataccgggcatggtgctatcagacacaTATGGTTtccactcgagtctcgctctaatcggattctcttagagaactgtttctctcttaatccgaatgaccctagctagggatttgcctgagcaagtacacatgggatattcctctcatgatacctagAGTGGATGatactctatcaatactcaatagtcctcgtaaggttggctaccactcccgatgaccggctatgctagatctgaaacctccagacctataagtccaatatcaaagattgaagtactcatacaggacatccttggtatctcaagtctaaggaccagatacaccactaggactatggaatcgctgtctaataataaggcatcatcaaccatctagcatttcgtaagcggctcaattagtaaactcattcttcaatgagcacctatactatatctctagtgtccccacacgagcagctatgagactagttgcatccatcatatggatgggtatactgcacactagtctgtccattTATCTCGATGtcgctctcgagtaacctatgaccgggattatttcggatctgtgtttaaaggtgaatcagtctcattatcgtgatctcatcacgatccgattcccattgcacaaatccatagacattataatatattcaagcaacaagcaatataaagtgataaaatatcaaataataataagcaaaaagactacgtgtcaagtcacaccagtcatcactcaagtgattagcttgcagggcacctatgactagcaaatgtaacctgagggattcgtgtccaagtagtatccagataaggtgtgcatgtTGCTTAAGTCCATTTATAAACTAAAAtaggcttcccgaagttggaacataagatttgatgaggcgatcagatcttatgacttctttaaaaatgaagatgagccttatgtttataaaaaggtaagtgggagcgctatcaccttcttggtgttatctgTGAATGACATCATAATCATTGGGAATACTCTCAACAttaaaggcttggctatctagacacttctccatggaaGACTTAAggcgaagcatcctatattttagtgatttggatctatagagatagatttaagaggatgcttagcttatctcaatccaggtacatagacataattatcaaaaggtttgatatgaaatatttcaagagaggtcttatattAATGAGACATGGAATTTTACTTTCTCATAGTATATATTCACCTTGAATGGGGAGCTGgaatagttccaagcaagatactactgctgacttgaccatgaaggcagaatatattactacgacaaaagcaacaaaagagggggtctggataaagaagttcattaaaGATTTGAGAGTCATATTGAGTAGCATAGAACTGATtcctatatattatgataataatggTGCGAtctctcaagcaaaggaacctaggtctcatcaaaagcattttgaggaggttctagcttattagagagattgtggCCCATGAAGGTATAACAATGGAAAGAGTTtcttccaaagataacattgttgATCCACTAACGAAGCCATTGTCTTAGATTATTTTTTAGCATCAcaaaggtctgatggggatcagacacatatgtgattggctttaggtcaagtgagagatagtTATAagtaccctacaagccaatcacataagtgatggcacCTGTGACACGTTGCGAcgatctctttgcttattattactgatattttatcacatattatctagatgtatattgtgatatccttggatcgatgcaatgggaatcggattgtgatgagatcatgataatgagactgattcacctttaaacataaatcctaaatcatcccggtcataggttactcgagaaggacatcgagagaaCCAAATAGACCGGTGCATTGTATAGTAATTCATATGatggatccgcttacggaatgcttgatGGTTATTGATACCtaatgtcagacaatgattctgtagtcccagtTGTATGTCTaggccttagacttgagacactaaagatatcttgtatgagtactccattattTGACGTCATATTTATaagtttgaaagtttcagatatgGTATAACCAATTCTAAGgaatgatagccaaccttacgaaggcaattgagtatcaatagaggatcatccactgttGGTATCACGAGGAAAATATCTCATGTGTGCTTGCTCAAACAAAATCTCTAGCCAAAGtcgttcagattgagagagaatgagttcttcaagagaatccgattagagcgagactcggatAGGATTTTGTATGGGCCTAACATTACTGTATcctatatacggtctctaggatattagatggatgagggactatagacacATGGTAATTGTGGATAGATaagttgaccatattagattcccctataacatttggggactatgacgtaaTGATCTAGTATAACCATAGTCGATGAATcgatgaattattatagagataataatttactatatcATAAGAAGTTCTGACCGGAtcgactcatagccagctcggtatcgggcctagagggtcacatatatatgatggATGTGATGATGAGTAGAAGTATAGATATAAGATATTCATAATGCCCTTAGTTTAGATCCTGTGGATAAGATCTAATtacataattggatagagatccaattggatagagatccaattgaaTTGAGATCTAatgaggataggatccattaaggatTAAGCTACTTGCaccactataaataggaggaacctcatggttcataggctagaactaTTGGTGGTCGCCCCTCCTATTCTCTTtagccctcttctcctcctccttggctctAGTAGCCTTGCGGTGCACATGAAGAAGGAGATCCAACAACGATCTAAGGAGCATCGTCGCTGCATttgttgtatggatcaccactagagtggAGTACGCGAGTTCTCCTTCATTCACTCTATCGAATCTGAAAATtttggggatatacgatctccctaagtaacacttcTAACATGATATATGCGATTTTTCAGTTTTATGATTTTCTCACATACCAATCGTCGTACAATGACCAAGTACTTAATTTTGGGAAATctagttttgtttttattttttattgtgcATGAGATGCCAACCCATGATTTTCCAATAgtatgaaggttctctcctaagcttgttaaaaggagaaaagctataaaaaggatagttgatctttatcCATTAGAAAAAACAttgatagtgaaagccgatggcctcgaaggaagaggaatcgagagtggtcgttagtaaaaaaaaattgaaccactataaatcgatttgtttTCCTTCTCTTACTTTTGATTTGTTATTGATTAATTATTTGTATTACTTACAACTCTCATTTTTGGTTAATCATATTTCTAGTATGGATTTATCAATTGAACTTCAAAATCGATTAAAATTAGAAGGTACACCGTCTCTACAAAGGACTATGATATcccaaatttaaaaattttaattttttctgtaTATAGATACTAACTTTACAAGAAAAAGACTTCTTGGACATTGCATATGTTTTATGATCGCGTAAGAAGTAAAATTTTTCTACATTATCCATAGCTAAAGTGGAATATATTGCAATAGGAGCATTTTGTGCATAATTGATATGGATGAGACACATTGACTTTGAAATCGAGATGTCGAAAATATGATAGAAGATCCACCAATTATATGATGAAAGATTTAATAATATACAGAGAACTCTTATTtggtcgaaattaattttaaaaatgagctAATTCCAACGAAAAAATTAAGGGTTAAAAGTGAATAGTAAATGATCGTACCTACGTCTTTACTAGGCCATCATTGGGCTTGGCAGTAGCATAGCCCAAAGATTATACTAACTAGGTCAAGTAATATTACCTAGCTTAGGTGATAGTATCATATGAGTCACCAAATAATGTGTTTCAATTTTGTTGCTAACATCCAATGATCATATCACaatgtatctttattttttagtattttttcttaatttactctatatttttaaggttttagggcctataaataccgtcTTCATGTTTGGCTGGTGAGAGCATCCATTGTGCTTGCAATGTTTTCCAATTCTCTATTAGAGGTttgatttttatcttctttttgggCTTTAGTTGGATGACTAAGTTATAGAGATACCTATAAAAGATTGAATATTTCAAGCACAAGCTTTTTTTACCAATGCTTTGATAAAAGAAAGTTGTAGAGGATTGTTGATCTTCAAACTTTGGAGAAAAAAATTACCGGTGAACGTCAATGGCCTCGTAGATAGATAAAATAAGAATGGATCGTAGATCAAAaatattgaaccactataaaattagtatgTCTCCCtatcttatttttatgtttttctccTGTTCTTACTTACGAATcccaaaataatcaaaatgattgaAAAACTTCTGTCAAGAGACTGAGAATATAGTTGATAATGAAGTTGACACAATAAACGTGGCAAAATTTCTAAATAAAGATATGACAAATATCTACATCAaactatatatttttaagaatgtgtttttatttctatttatttTGAAAATGGCTATACCAAGAAACGTgtgtgatttttaatttttccaaACATGATTTGTGAAGTGTCACGCCACTCATCAAAACCCCTCGTAATCGGAGAACTAATTGGCCTTTCTCCATGATAGTTGCCATCTCGTGAGGTTTCAAAAAATACGTTGGGCTGCTGGTTTTATATAAATTACTTGTCATAGCAAACAATTATTATGGTACAAACAAATCTGATACAAAAGAATATTCTCAGAACATAACTTCGATAATCATTAACTTATCCTTACATAGCTCTCACTGCATCAAACCTGGGCTCTTTGGCCGTGAACTTCTGCTTCACGTACACCTCCATGTAATCCCCGAAAACAAACTTGGGGTACAAAGCTGGAGCGTCGTCGTTGCTGATTCCCGGAGTGATGGTGGCCTTCAAGGAGGGGTTGTAGAACGAAGCAATGGAGCGGCGGTTGCCATCGCTGGTCGTGAGCACGCGGTGCCACACGCTCTTGTAGCGACCGTTGCTGAGTACTTCGATCTGGTCTCCGGTGTTGATGACGATGGCATTGGCCACAGGCTGCACATCGATCCACTTCCCATCTTTTAGGATCTGGAGGCCACCAACTTGGTCGTCCTGGAAGAGGAGGatgacaccgccagcatcggtGTGGGCGCGAAGGCCGTTTACGAGGTCCAGGCGCGGGCATGGCGGATAGTGGCTCACCTTGGTGCCGAAGAAGGGCTGGTGCTCACCGTTTCCTGAGAATACTTTCTTGATGTAGCCATTCTCAAACCCCATATTCTCATCCATTACTTCCATCACCTTCTCAGCCAGCTTCCTCAGCTCTTCCCTGTACTCCTTCATGATCTCGCTGCATGAAGAGAGCAAACGTCAACAACTTTGGCGACAACCGTCATATTATGAGTAGCAAATCAAAGATCCACAATCCAATTCTTGCGCTGGGGCAGCTAGCTATTCAGCAGTGATTATAATTGACTTTCTAATGTTGTTCATTCGTTTATGTGGAACAGGGAATGGAACAAGCAGCATCGGAGCTTCGTGAATGAAGTACCTGAACTCCGGAGGGTTGGACGGCCATTCGTTGTCGTCCTGGAGAAGGAAAACATCCTCCCAGTCCACGTTATCCAAGCGCTTAACATCGGCCTCTTCCCCTTCTTTTTCCACCAGTTTGTTCAACAGCTGCACTGGTTTGGATCCCTTGAAGCC is from Musa acuminata AAA Group cultivar baxijiao chromosome BXJ3-8, Cavendish_Baxijiao_AAA, whole genome shotgun sequence and encodes:
- the LOC135644324 gene encoding 1-aminocyclopropane-1-carboxylate oxidase-like, producing the protein MAIPVIDFSKLKGKQRAETLAQIANGCEEWGFFQLVNHGIPVELLDRVKKVCSECYRLRAKGFKGSKPVQLLNKLVEKEGEEADVKRLDNVDWEDVFLLQDDNEWPSNPPEFSEIMKEYREELRKLAEKVMEVMDENMGFENGYIKKVFSGNGEHQPFFGTKVSHYPPCPRLDLVNGLRAHTDAGGVILLFQDDQVGGLQILKDGKWIDVQPVANAIVINTGDQIEVLSNGRYKSVWHRVLTTSDGNRRSIASFYNPSLKATITPGISNDDAPALYPKFVFGDYMEVYVKQKFTAKEPRFDAVRAM